A genomic region of Caulobacter sp. NIBR2454 contains the following coding sequences:
- a CDS encoding uroporphyrinogen-III synthase, with protein MAAGRRIWITRAQPGADATAARLRDMGHKPIVCSLLSVQDLAPVIDLDGVGALAFSSANGVRAFAAQSTERSLRAFAVGAATADAAKAAGFTRVLSADGDVDALAGAIAARAREISGVLLHAASAEPAGDLVGALTAAGVSARAVAVYETVVRKPEKAFLDGLDDIDLALVHSPRAAKVLAQILGRQPAPRLRALCISKATGAPLKAPQGRGKLASIAFAPFPIETALLNLIDRQPD; from the coding sequence ATGGCGGCAGGGCGCAGGATCTGGATCACCCGGGCCCAGCCCGGCGCCGACGCCACCGCCGCCCGCCTCCGCGACATGGGCCATAAACCCATCGTCTGCTCTCTTCTTTCGGTCCAGGATCTGGCGCCGGTCATCGATCTCGACGGGGTAGGGGCCCTGGCCTTCAGCAGCGCCAACGGCGTGCGGGCCTTCGCCGCCCAATCGACCGAGCGCTCCCTGCGCGCGTTCGCGGTGGGCGCGGCCACGGCCGACGCCGCCAAGGCCGCCGGCTTCACCCGTGTGCTGTCGGCTGATGGCGATGTGGACGCCCTGGCCGGCGCCATCGCCGCCCGCGCGCGCGAGATCAGCGGTGTCCTCCTGCACGCCGCTTCCGCCGAGCCGGCGGGCGATCTGGTCGGCGCCCTGACGGCTGCCGGCGTTTCCGCCCGCGCCGTCGCCGTCTACGAGACCGTGGTGCGTAAGCCGGAAAAGGCGTTCCTCGATGGGCTCGACGACATCGACCTGGCTCTGGTCCATTCGCCCCGGGCGGCCAAGGTCCTGGCCCAGATCCTGGGTCGTCAGCCGGCTCCCCGTCTGCGCGCCCTGTGCATCTCCAAGGCGACCGGGGCGCCGCTAAAGGCGCCACAGGGTCGCGGCAAACTTGCAAGCATCGCGTTTGCCCCGTTCCCCATCGAGACAGCCCTGCTTAATCTTATAGACAGGCAACCGGACTAG
- a CDS encoding COG4223 family protein, giving the protein MSLAPDPTEITPPKDPTLYARPRLMGPGFWMACGFCILCVAAGYGFAKFGPQLTGPGVRTESVMPAAEPSPAESVERAESAPTDFTPAPAPTPVTDPALEGRIATLEADQARLTEAAGAALAVAALSEAAQSSRPFDRELSQVEAVLPVSIDARALRRLAETGAPTHAALAAELEDAASRASVAARDPGEGAGLWARASHALAAIVTVRYVGSTTGSSPDAMLARAQRLMDEGDVDGALQVVGQLPERVRITLTDWRLRAERRAEIDRRVSAIRAEALSDLTVMRRAAR; this is encoded by the coding sequence ATGAGCCTCGCGCCCGACCCGACCGAGATCACCCCACCCAAGGATCCGACGCTCTATGCGCGTCCGCGCCTTATGGGGCCTGGCTTTTGGATGGCGTGCGGGTTCTGCATCCTGTGCGTGGCCGCCGGTTATGGCTTCGCCAAGTTCGGTCCGCAGCTGACCGGTCCGGGTGTTCGCACCGAATCAGTCATGCCCGCCGCCGAGCCCTCGCCCGCCGAATCGGTCGAGCGGGCGGAGTCCGCGCCGACCGACTTCACGCCTGCGCCAGCCCCGACGCCTGTGACCGATCCGGCGCTGGAAGGCCGCATCGCCACCCTCGAAGCCGACCAGGCCCGCCTGACCGAGGCCGCCGGCGCGGCCCTCGCTGTCGCCGCCCTGTCCGAAGCCGCTCAAAGCTCGCGGCCCTTCGACCGCGAACTGTCGCAGGTCGAGGCCGTGCTGCCCGTCTCCATCGACGCCCGCGCCCTGCGCCGCCTCGCCGAGACCGGCGCCCCGACGCATGCCGCGCTGGCCGCCGAACTGGAGGACGCCGCCTCCCGCGCCTCGGTCGCCGCCCGCGATCCGGGCGAGGGGGCCGGCCTGTGGGCCCGGGCCTCCCACGCCCTGGCCGCCATCGTCACCGTCCGTTATGTCGGCTCGACCACCGGCTCCAGCCCCGACGCCATGCTGGCCCGCGCGCAGCGCCTAATGGACGAGGGCGACGTGGACGGCGCTCTGCAGGTCGTCGGCCAGTTGCCCGAACGCGTGCGCATCACCCTGACCGACTGGCGCCTGCGCGCCGAGCGTCGGGCCGAAATCGACCGTCGCGTCTCCGCAATCCGGGCCGAGGCGCTGTCCGACCTGACCGTCATGCGGCGAGCCGCCAGATGA